AGTTGTTTTATAATATAGAAGATAAGATTAATCTTAAAGTTAAGAGGCGTTCAAGACTTAAGATGAATTAATTCATCTTAAGTCTGACTTAAGATGATCTTAAagttttatgaaataggacccagaggtAATAAAAATACTACCTATATTATATGACCAGATATGTCCAGATATGTGACCCGTATAAAAAACGAACTCAAAATTTTACTTTCCAAGCTTATAATATATCTGTAGAGACGGTTGTGTTTTTATACCTTGGAGACTTTCAAAGATATAACAGGATTTGACAGGCGTTCATTATgggtttttgaaaaataaaggACCGATCACACGGAATTGAATATGAAAATTATGCCAAAAGGCAAGTTTTCTTAATTAATGAACCCTCCTTTTCTGTGCTTGATAAGTACTACAACAATCACAACTTGTTGATTTTGAAAGAACGGATTACGCCATTATAATACCATAATGAACATAAATGCAGCTGAATAAGATTTATATCCGAAAGAAATTGTTATGAAACACTAACAACAACAACGATTACTATACTTGTGACATTAATACTTATGAATAATTTCTAAATTGTGACTATATCCAATCATCACCTGGATAAATAAGTACGTACAATATGGGGATATTATTGGAAACAGTCTGAGAAAGAGCTATTACTCCCTGTACTCGCCAACGATTTGGCCAACTCCAAATCCTaacaattttgatttgatttgttcccATTCAATACacacagttatcatggttatcctAACGAAACGAAAAATTACCTAGAGAGGTGAGATGCGAGTTCTCCATCCAACTCACACCCTTCCAATACAAtcttctcatgaatattcatcttACTAAAATTGGCACATGACGTGTAAATGTTTTCATTCACgataaacattattttactttaaTGAATCACAGTTCAGATCAAAATCTGGTAAATAAAGAATCACACATCACTCCTTGACACTCCCCTTACCAACCCTCTCCAAAAGTGCGGCTAAGCCTCTGCATCAGCTATTAAATTGTATCACTTTCACGCAGAACGATGTTTTCTCTGCCAACCTTCGCCGGTACCAATGAATGTAATATTTGATGAAAAGGCGATGGATGTGAAATAGTAAGCACCTTGTCCAAATGCTTAACAGGGTGCTACcgttggggctcgaacccgtggcCACAAGCTAGTTAACTGTGAGTTGAAGCCCTACTACACCACTCTGCCTCTCTTAGTCGTTAgcaaataaactgctcaaataaagaaagtccgcagtcatgtaacccgttctacatcaaaacctgattttgttatgacaatttgattgataaagtcgtgtgcagaatcttgttagctccaatttgataccaaatttggtaCCCAAAACTCTagattcacagagattgatacctgtatatgaaatttggtgcattttcaaaagttgcaaattaaaaacggagcacgcggatctgtaggtgaatggcagagtacgaccattaacatagcccgaaacaaccgcttggtcatatcgatcgcatcgtgccctagtattcatcagtaaagcactgtaacaatccatgcgttttaaattaacaattgaataaagcgcgcacttcggatagtcgacatgggttcatcgtgggcaaacaagcttgaccacattgccacgctaagcaatttcgaccgcgtgtatcgttttgatttgcaacttttgaaaatgcaccaaatgccataaactggtatcaatccttgttactgttgagtgtttggtagtaaatttggtatcaaattagagctaataagatcctgcacacgaccgtatcaatcaaattgccataacaaagtcaggttttgaagtaggacgagttacatgactgcggactttctttatttgaacaGTTTAGTATCGTATTTATCTTTCGCAGTTGAAAGGGTTGACTAAAAATGTACGTTTATACCGATTTTTTTACcaatcatttatcatgtttattatcttTTAAAACGTGATTAAATAACACTTTTTAACGCAGATTATTTTCGAGGTTCCTTTGGGCTGAGCTCCAAACCAGTTTATACACTAAAATCCCTCTTCAACTTGTGAGTACAACATATTATCAGATTAATCCCGATCATATCACGCGTGGTACGTATCTTGTCGTGATCAAAATGTACACAGGTTAAATAGAGCTTCTTGATGTAACGGCACGGACCTCTTGAGGTGTTGGGTTCGAACCCATCATATCGCTCACAATATGTGCAAAATGTATCTCGATTGTGCTTTTTCCATTTTACTAGCTTAAGATGTAAGAAGATAACGAGTCCTATGTGCgggaaaattgtgaaaattccACAACCATATACGGAGCCATGTGACCAAAAAGTCAAGGATAATCTGCTTGTAGGCGTAACCTTATTGTATCTtatatttcattcatttataCACGCGAGGATATGGTTGGCACAGGAGTATCAGCCGAATACCTGTGATTCATAAAGTCTCTGTAACACGGGCAACAGAAGCGCGCCTCTGGACAGAACATCGCCATCATCTTGCTCAATTTCTCACGGAAATCCTGGTAGTTTAACGTGTAAATGAAAGGGTTAACACACATATTAAATAGTGCAGACACCGCTGTGTAGTACGCAAAGACTCCGTTATAGTCATAGTATCCACCCATGTTACCGTAAAAGTACAGTATTTCATTAGGTCCCCAACAAAACAGGTATGTCAGAGATACCATGAACATTGTCTTGATGACATTCCGAGAAGCGCGATTGGTGAGAGATTGGTTGCTTTCTTTTGAACTGCCTGAAGTTACTGGTCCACTGCTTCGAAGTTTGAATACGATTCGGGTATACACAAAGCACATTATTAGTAAAGGTAAAACGTAGTGGTTGATTGGAGCGATAACACCAATTATAAAGCCAATTTGATCAGTCCACCATTGATGAGAGCAGCCATCTTGTCGAACCTTGTGCGCCATAGCCCATGGCAGCTCATGCAACATGCCTACAATCCACGGCAGCAGAGCTACTAATTTTGCTTTAGATGGTGTAAACTTATGGCGATAAGCTATCGGATGAAAGACAGCAATGTATCGTTCAATGGTAAGGTAGATAAGGTTCACTGTAGAGGCTACAGCAAGTGCCCAAAGTGGATATTCTGATATCCAAACTTTACAGACGAATTCAGCACTTAGTTTATCATCCGGTAATGGGACATTGGAAAATACTCCATATCGGAGTACAAACACAATGCTACTAAGTAAGTCAATTAGTGATTGGTTGCAAACGAGGATGTTTGTTACACCACGTAAGGGATATCGTATACAAACCAGGATTACGATGCCATTACCGATGACTCCAAGAAATCCGATGACGAAACTGGCTATGATCAGGACTAAGCGACCAATATCGACTGCCGAAGATGAAGTGGTGTCTTCCAGATCAACAGTGGTTGGTTGAAGAATAGACACGTCTTCAGTGTAAGCATATGCCTTTGTGGTAATAAAGAAAGGATATAATGTAGTGGAGAGTGCCATTGTAGTCGCTTAAACCTGACTATCTCAGTACGGTGCAGTATCTAATCACTAGAATCAAATGTTATACTCTTTCCGTTGATGACACCTCCTTATATGAATTCAACAGAATGAAGACGTCAAATTATTCAAAGCTATCTAACAAATATCACCACATGTATATAGCCTGTTTATCATTTTTGCCCATTAGCTACGGGTTTGCAAAGCAATAAGAACAAAAGTCGTCAGCTCAGCAAGTTAATTAATAGTTAAATATTGGAGATCTTAAGAACAAACGAAATGTTTTAAGTACGTAACAAAAATACACTTTATATTAAATTAACTAAGGATAGTTAATAAACAACTCTTGTGGAAATCTTGCTTTAAAGATATTCCTGAATTAAAAGTCGATGAACTGAGAGACcaaaggtcttcattttgcaga
The Amphiura filiformis chromosome 3, Afil_fr2py, whole genome shotgun sequence DNA segment above includes these coding regions:
- the LOC140147270 gene encoding allatostatin-A receptor-like; this encodes MALSTTLYPFFITTKAYAYTEDVSILQPTTVDLEDTTSSSAVDIGRLVLIIASFVIGFLGVIGNGIVILVCIRYPLRGVTNILVCNQSLIDLLSSIVFVLRYGVFSNVPLPDDKLSAEFVCKVWISEYPLWALAVASTVNLIYLTIERYIAVFHPIAYRHKFTPSKAKLVALLPWIVGMLHELPWAMAHKVRQDGCSHQWWTDQIGFIIGVIAPINHYVLPLLIMCFVYTRIVFKLRSSGPVTSGSSKESNQSLTNRASRNVIKTMFMVSLTYLFCWGPNEILYFYGNMGGYYDYNGVFAYYTAVSALFNMCVNPFIYTLNYQDFREKLSKMMAMFCPEARFCCPCYRDFMNHRYSADTPVPTISSRV